Below is a window of Mucilaginibacter ginkgonis DNA.
CGGCCCCTTCAGAGAAAAGCGAAATGGTTTCGCAACTGCTCTTTGGTGAAATTTACCAGCTAATTCCGCATACAGAAGGTGAGCAGAAGAACTGGGTGTACGTGAGTGCTCTGCACGATGGGTACGAGGGCTGGATCAGCCGCAACCAGGTAACTTTAGCTGATACCGTTGCTTATGATAGTTACCAAAATAGCAATGTGCTTACAACAAAGCCGGTTAGCGCCCTGGTAAAACAGAGCGATGGCTCGTTGATCTATATCCCTTTTGGCAGTTCTCTGTCCGGGCTTAATGAAAATAAATTAGCATTGGCGACTGAGCAGTATGATGTTAGTAACGTTGACGCTAACAAAGGCGATGTCTTATCGCTAGCGCAAACATTCTTAAACACACCTTACCTTTGGGGTGGCCGAACACACTTTGGCATAGACTGCTCGGGATTGGTGCAGGCTGTTTTCCGTCAGCAAGGGATCAACCTTAAAAGAGATGCTTACCTGCAAGCCGAAGAAGGCTCAACAGTTGATTTTTTAGCCGAAGTTAAGCCCGGTGATGTTGCATTTTTTGACAATGATGAGGGGCGCATCACCCACGTGGGCATCCTGATGAGCCAGGATAAGATCATACATTCATCGGGGCGTGTTAAGATCGAGCATATCGACACGCAGGGCATCTATTCTGAAGAGTTTAAGAAGTATACGCACAAGCTGCGCATTATTAAACGTTTTGCTTAAAAGCCGATATCCCAAACTTTTACCAATTTGTCGTCGCCTACAGAGATGAGCTGATCGCCGTTCCATGCAAGTTTATTGACCGATAAATGGTGACTTGGATATCCTTTTTCGCGGCTGATGATCTTGTATAGTTTAAAATCGTCGCTGCCCCATATCTTAATGCTTTTATCCATACTGGCGCTGGCAAAATATGGCCGGGTTGGATGTTGCATTATGTGATTTATCGCAAAGAGGTGCGCAGGAATATTTTTAACCGGCTCAAAAGTATTCACATCCCAAATCTTGATTTGCGCATCGCGTGCCCCCGAAAGAATGTACTGGCCTGTATTATTAAATTCTGTTGTAAAAACCGCCATGGTGTGACCCGTTAATTCCGCCACAGATGAATAATCTTCGGTGTGGTAAATACGTACAATATTGTCGCGGCAGCCTAAAGCCATAAGTTTATTATCAGGTGAAATAGCGATTGAGCGCACCGTATCCGCAGAAACTTTTAATACGTGCAGCAGATTTAGCTTGTTAATATCCCAGATGGAAACGGTGCCATCTTCGGATGCGATCAGCAATTCTTTCTTGTGGGCAAGGTATTTAATATCAAATACTGATTTGGTGTGATGCCTCAATTGCATAACTACCTTTTGTTCAATAAAGTTGAAAACTAGAACTTCGCCGCTGCGAAGCCCGGTAATCATTAGTGGCAAACCTTCGGGGCAGCAAATAGCATAGACAGACGCCCGCACCGGGAACATCACTTTAATAAATTGTTGCTTAGCTAAGCTCCATTCTACCAGTCCTTTGTCATTGCCTGCAGTAAATAAGATGCCTGGCTTTTGTGAAAGTGACGCAGCAAATA
It encodes the following:
- a CDS encoding WD40 repeat domain-containing protein; the protein is MEAKLAFELSGHQNPIFAASLSQKPGILFTAGNDKGLVEWSLAKQQFIKVMFPVRASVYAICCPEGLPLMITGLRSGEVLVFNFIEQKVVMQLRHHTKSVFDIKYLAHKKELLIASEDGTVSIWDINKLNLLHVLKVSADTVRSIAISPDNKLMALGCRDNIVRIYHTEDYSSVAELTGHTMAVFTTEFNNTGQYILSGARDAQIKIWDVNTFEPVKNIPAHLFAINHIMQHPTRPYFASASMDKSIKIWGSDDFKLYKIISREKGYPSHHLSVNKLAWNGDQLISVGDDKLVKVWDIGF
- a CDS encoding C40 family peptidase gives rise to the protein MEYGICTLPIIPMRAAPSEKSEMVSQLLFGEIYQLIPHTEGEQKNWVYVSALHDGYEGWISRNQVTLADTVAYDSYQNSNVLTTKPVSALVKQSDGSLIYIPFGSSLSGLNENKLALATEQYDVSNVDANKGDVLSLAQTFLNTPYLWGGRTHFGIDCSGLVQAVFRQQGINLKRDAYLQAEEGSTVDFLAEVKPGDVAFFDNDEGRITHVGILMSQDKIIHSSGRVKIEHIDTQGIYSEEFKKYTHKLRIIKRFA